A region from the Acanthochromis polyacanthus isolate Apoly-LR-REF ecotype Palm Island chromosome 23, KAUST_Apoly_ChrSc, whole genome shotgun sequence genome encodes:
- the zgc:194930 gene encoding uncharacterized protein zgc:194930, protein MGCRCCRMITSYIYDPTAAVDVRKADSADSSLYQPHAYPGGASSSDQLSGHNEQKQGFHNLGYNKSNDSTLKLEADNNQVNHRLHRPTLANELHRQSSAPPAEGELYIIQPEVVGPRWVIHDTGPSQVPVYPNIQEYENQRNYGKQGHQTTRDGFDGSIAEISSKSQSTDEIDEGVVATPEYPCDTGDESSVLSVDIHTSTTSLSSADTRDELTLPKTPDASTEESGISVTKSEDEEEDAGNQEEEVQSVTDSMVAEALAALEAATAGEDFE, encoded by the exons ATGGGGTGCCGATGCTGCAGGATGATAACAAG CTACATCTACGACCCGACGGCAGCGGTAGATGTGAGGAAGGCCGACTCTGCAGACAGCTCGCTCTACCAGCCCCACGCCTATCCAGGCGGGGCGTCCAGCAGCGACCAGCTCAGCGGCCACAACGAGCAGAAGCAGGGCTTCCACAACCTGGGCTACAACAAGTCCAACGACAGCACGCTGAAGCTGGAGGCCGACAACAACCAGGTCAACCACCGACTGCACCGACCTACGCTTGCCAACGAGCTGCACCGTCAGAGCAGCGCACCGCCTGCAGAGGGCGAGCTGTACATCATCCAACCAGAAGTCGTGGGACCGCGATGGGTCATACATGATACAGGTCCGAGCCAGGTGCCCGTTTACCCCAACATACAGGAGTATGAGAACCAGAGGAACTATGGCAAACAGGGGCACCAAACAACAAGGGACGGGTTTGACGGCTCCATCGCTGAGATCAGCAGCAAAAGCCAGTCGACAGATGAGATAGACGAGGGCGTGGTCGCGACGCCGGAGTACCCCTGCGACACGGGGGACGAAAGCAGCGTCCTGTCAGTGGACATCCATACCAGCACCACCAGCTTGTCCTCAGCCGACACGAGGGACGAGCTCACGCTGCCAAAGACTCCAGACGCTTCCACCGAGGAGAGCGGAATCTCTGTGACGAAGagcgaggacgaggaggaggacgcggggaaccaggaggaggaggtacAGAGCGTCACGGACTCGATGGTAGCGGAGGCTCTCGCTGCTTTGGAGGCCGCCACTGCAGGGGAGGATTTCGAGTGA